In one window of Planctomycetia bacterium DNA:
- a CDS encoding type II toxin-antitoxin system RelE/ParE family toxin, translating to MKIELTPAALDDLRSIRVYTLERWGAARETTYLDRMWEKFGSILTNPAPYRGRPDLFPGCQIAAEGKHVILFRVNKSTLQVVRVLHSAMDFKRHLRPSA from the coding sequence ATGAAGATCGAGCTGACGCCAGCGGCTCTCGACGATCTGCGATCCATCCGGGTCTACACGCTGGAGCGCTGGGGCGCCGCGCGGGAAACCACTTACTTGGATCGGATGTGGGAGAAGTTCGGATCCATTCTCACGAACCCCGCTCCTTATCGCGGGCGCCCCGATCTCTTCCCCGGCTGCCAGATCGCCGCGGAGGGGAAGCATGTAATTCTTTTCCGCGTAAACAAATCCACCCTCCAAGTCGTGCGCGTCCTCCACAGCGCAATGGATTTTAAGCGGCACTTGCGTCCGTCGGCGTAA
- a CDS encoding TonB-dependent receptor has product MARRSVQLRTDTYGGYRASMHYNVPAGDKLAVRVNAVHDRLKGWRDYDEPLRDSYHLAATYRLAKDTQVRGEFEDGRYRRISFAQTFVDQSSNWNRTSVYNGVTAPPTAGTGVARLNTGVNDDYLVYDPAQASLGLLNLRGHFQSTGTALRILPDGRPAINRYPSIPSREFSLQPPDAYIDTNYRSWTFYLEHRLQAGIVAQLAYNHQDQARRANVRVWDQHRIDVNTVLPNGAPNPNFGKAFSDVQPQKQSQENELSDWRLSLAYKKQFRWLRQSLSVVSGFRTDEFNNYVWTAGRVNGVNANSTVATNVVRIRQYWDGPRNPATFDNLVSNGTDVRYTDTNAADEDQSLQYNQIASASSLLDGKLSVLLGYRYDTHERKQHRRVAANPDGSSIMRATDGPGTFDLSKVGVGTSSAGAVFFPVPWIGFYANFSESFNAAGSGAAQIDGSPIGPSSNEGIDLGIKMEFFGGKLSGSLGYYDMQQTERPRAGDRQADINEIWNDLGRPEDTILAFRDLETYRGDVIELDVTANLTRSCRLMLNYSIPKTQQADIGPGLRAYVATHMATWQAGAANPALPNAARIATNINDINSTIDGYTQGRTLNGTVKYTANIYTTYAFRDGRLKGFSVGGGANLRGKQVIGNANGAPFDYRYASAYALVSAHTSYELRFGKVRTRLQLNVANLLDEEDVVYTAYTFNAAAGGDVPNTFRYHAPRKLSLTATFNF; this is encoded by the coding sequence GTGGCACGGCGCAGTGTCCAGCTCCGCACCGACACCTACGGCGGCTATCGCGCCAGCATGCATTACAACGTGCCCGCCGGCGACAAGCTCGCCGTCCGCGTCAACGCCGTCCACGACCGGCTCAAGGGATGGAGGGACTACGACGAACCCCTGCGCGACAGCTACCACCTCGCCGCAACGTATCGACTGGCCAAGGACACGCAGGTCCGCGGCGAGTTCGAGGACGGCCGCTACCGACGGATCTCGTTTGCCCAGACCTTCGTCGACCAGAGTTCCAACTGGAACCGCACCTCGGTGTACAATGGTGTCACTGCCCCGCCCACGGCCGGCACCGGCGTCGCCCGCCTCAACACCGGCGTCAACGACGACTACCTCGTCTACGATCCCGCCCAGGCGTCGCTCGGGCTGTTGAACCTGCGCGGCCACTTTCAGTCCACCGGCACCGCCCTGCGCATCCTGCCGGATGGGCGGCCCGCGATCAATCGTTACCCGTCGATTCCCAGCCGCGAATTCAGCCTCCAGCCGCCCGATGCCTATATCGACACCAACTACCGCAGCTGGACGTTCTACTTGGAGCATCGTTTGCAAGCCGGCATCGTCGCCCAGCTCGCCTACAACCATCAGGACCAAGCCCGCCGTGCCAACGTGCGCGTCTGGGACCAGCATCGAATCGATGTTAACACCGTCCTGCCCAATGGCGCACCAAATCCCAACTTCGGCAAGGCGTTCTCGGACGTGCAGCCGCAGAAGCAGAGCCAGGAGAACGAACTCTCCGACTGGCGTCTCAGCCTCGCTTACAAGAAACAGTTCCGTTGGCTGCGCCAGAGCCTGAGCGTCGTCTCCGGCTTCCGCACCGACGAGTTCAACAACTACGTCTGGACCGCCGGCCGGGTGAACGGTGTCAACGCGAACTCCACTGTCGCCACCAACGTCGTCCGGATCCGCCAATACTGGGACGGCCCCCGCAATCCCGCCACGTTCGACAACCTCGTCTCCAACGGCACCGACGTGCGTTATACCGACACCAACGCCGCCGACGAGGACCAGTCGCTGCAGTACAACCAGATCGCGTCCGCCTCCTCGCTGCTCGACGGCAAGCTCTCCGTGCTCCTCGGCTACCGGTACGACACTCACGAACGCAAGCAGCACCGCCGCGTCGCCGCCAATCCCGACGGCTCGTCCATCATGCGTGCCACGGACGGTCCGGGTACCTTCGACCTGAGCAAAGTCGGCGTCGGCACGTCGTCCGCCGGCGCCGTCTTCTTCCCCGTGCCATGGATCGGCTTCTACGCCAACTTCTCCGAATCCTTCAACGCGGCCGGCAGCGGCGCCGCCCAGATCGACGGCTCCCCCATCGGACCGTCGTCCAACGAAGGCATCGATCTCGGCATCAAAATGGAGTTCTTCGGCGGCAAGCTTTCCGGCAGCCTCGGTTACTACGACATGCAGCAGACCGAGCGTCCCCGTGCCGGCGATCGCCAGGCCGACATCAACGAAATCTGGAACGACCTCGGACGACCCGAGGACACGATCCTCGCCTTCCGCGACCTCGAAACCTACAGGGGCGACGTCATCGAACTCGACGTCACGGCCAACCTCACGCGCAGCTGTCGCCTGATGCTCAACTACTCGATCCCAAAGACCCAGCAGGCCGACATCGGTCCCGGCCTCCGCGCCTATGTCGCCACGCACATGGCCACTTGGCAGGCCGGAGCCGCCAATCCCGCGCTTCCCAATGCCGCGCGGATCGCGACCAACATCAACGACATCAACAGTACCATCGACGGCTACACCCAGGGCCGCACGCTCAACGGTACCGTCAAGTACACGGCGAACATCTACACGACGTACGCGTTCCGCGACGGCCGACTCAAGGGCTTCTCCGTCGGCGGCGGTGCCAACCTCCGCGGCAAACAGGTCATCGGCAACGCCAACGGCGCTCCGTTCGACTACCGCTACGCCAGCGCCTACGCCCTCGTTTCCGCCCACACGAGCTACGAACTTCGTTTCGGCAAGGTTCGCACCCGCCTGCAGCTCAATGTCGCAAACCTGCTGGACGAGGAGGATGTCGTCTACACCGCCTACACCTTCAACGCCGCGGCCGGCGGCGACGTCCCCAACACCTTCCGCTACCATGCGCCGCGGAAACTTTCGCTCACCGCCACGTTCAACTTCTGA